From the Balearica regulorum gibbericeps isolate bBalReg1 chromosome 4, bBalReg1.pri, whole genome shotgun sequence genome, one window contains:
- the LRRTM1 gene encoding leucine-rich repeat transmembrane neuronal protein 1 isoform X2, producing MEVVTLWKRVEMPRNLSGMMGLSLRYNSLSELHDGQFTGLMQLTWLYLDHNHICSVEGNAFQKLRRVKELTLSSNKITQLPNTTFRPMPNLRSVDLSYNNLQSLEPDLFHGLRKLTTLHMRSNAIKFVPVRIFQDCRSLKFLDIGYNQLKSLARNSFAGLFKLTELHLEHNDLVKVNLAHFPRLISLHSLCLRRNKVTIVVNTLDWIWQLEKMDLSGNEIEYIEPHVFESVPHLKSLQLDSNRLTYIDSRVLDSWKSLTSISLSANAWDCSRNVCALASWLSNFKGRYDSNLLCATPEYAQGEDVLDAVYAFHLCEDAADPTSVNTLSPVTNNSEQPFGYGSATATYDVQDSEGDRTTYAITVTMPGENSENAVQIHKVVTGTMALIFSFLIVVLVLYVSWKCFPASLRQLRQCFVTQRRKQKQKQTMHQMAAMSAQEYYVDYKPNHIEGALVIINEYGSCSCHQQPARECEV from the exons ATGGAGGTTGTCACTCTCTGGAAAAGGGTGG AGATGCCTCGCAACCTGTCGGGCATGATGGGCTTGTCTCTGCGGTACAACAGCCTTTCAGAGCTGCATGATGGACAGTTCACAGGGTTAATGCAGCTCACGTGGCTCTATCTGGATCACAATCACATTTGCTCAGTGGAGGGGAATGCCTTTCAAAAATTGCGGCGAGTTAAAGAGCTCACCCTGAGTTCCAACAAAATAACCCAACTGCCCAACACCACTTTCCGACCCATGCCAAACTTGCGCAGTGTGGATTTATCGTACAACAACCTCCAGTCTTTGGAGCCTGACCTGTTTCACGGGCTGAGAAAACTAACAACTTTGCACATGCGGTCGAACGCCATCAAGTTCGTGCCAGTGAGAATTTTTCAGGACTGTCGCAGCCTGAAGTTTCTAGACATAGGATACAATCAGTTAAAGAGCCTGGCTCGAAACTCTTTTGCAGGCTTGTTCAAACTCACTGAGCTGCACCTCGAGCACAATGACTTGGTAAAGGTGAATTTAGCCCATTTTCCCAGGCTCATCTCCCTGCACTCTCTCTGCTTGCGAAGGAATAAAGTTACCATCGTAGTAAACACTTTGGACTGGATATGGCAACTCGAGAAAATGGATCTCTCCGGCAACGAAATCGAATACATCGAACCTCACGTTTTCGAAAGCGTACCTCACCTCAAATCCCTGCAGCTGGACTCCAACCGGCTGACCTACATCGACTCCCGAGTCCTCGACTCCTGGAAGTCCCTCACTAGCATCAGCCTTTCTGCAAACGCCTGGGATTGCAGCCGGAACGTCTGCGCCCTGGCCTCCTGGCTGAGCAACTTCAAGGGTCGCTACGACAGCAATCTGCTCTGTGCCACCCCCGAGTACGCGCAGGGCGAGGATGTTTTGGACGCGGTGTACGCTTTTCACTTGTGTGAAGACGCGGCAGACCCCACGAGCGTTAACACCCTCTCCCCGGTAACCAACAACAGCGAGCAACCGTTCGGCTACGGCTCTGCCACCGCCACGTACGACGTGCAGGACAGCGAAGGGGACCGCACGACATACGCCATAACCGTGACCATGCCCGGCGAGAACTCGGAGAACGCCGTTCAGATTCATAAGGTGGTGACGGGGACCATGGCgctgattttttccttcctcatcgTGGTTTTAGTGTTGTACGTCTCCTGGAAGTGCTTTCCAGCCAGCTTGAGGCAACTAAGACAGTGCTTTGTAACAcagcgcagaaagcagaagcaaaaacaGACCATGCATCAAATGGCTGCCATGTCAGCCCAGGAGTATTACGTTGATTACAAACCCAACCACATTGAGGGAGCCCTGGTGATCATTAATGAGTACGGATCTTGTTCCTGTCACCAGCAGCCAGCGAGGGAATGCGAGGTGTGA
- the LRRTM1 gene encoding leucine-rich repeat transmembrane neuronal protein 1 isoform X1: MDFLLIGLCLNWLLRKPPGLILCTLGIFSKMLPAVNSGCPQLCRCEGRLLYCESLNLTEMPRNLSGMMGLSLRYNSLSELHDGQFTGLMQLTWLYLDHNHICSVEGNAFQKLRRVKELTLSSNKITQLPNTTFRPMPNLRSVDLSYNNLQSLEPDLFHGLRKLTTLHMRSNAIKFVPVRIFQDCRSLKFLDIGYNQLKSLARNSFAGLFKLTELHLEHNDLVKVNLAHFPRLISLHSLCLRRNKVTIVVNTLDWIWQLEKMDLSGNEIEYIEPHVFESVPHLKSLQLDSNRLTYIDSRVLDSWKSLTSISLSANAWDCSRNVCALASWLSNFKGRYDSNLLCATPEYAQGEDVLDAVYAFHLCEDAADPTSVNTLSPVTNNSEQPFGYGSATATYDVQDSEGDRTTYAITVTMPGENSENAVQIHKVVTGTMALIFSFLIVVLVLYVSWKCFPASLRQLRQCFVTQRRKQKQKQTMHQMAAMSAQEYYVDYKPNHIEGALVIINEYGSCSCHQQPARECEV; this comes from the coding sequence ATGGATTTCCTTCTTATTGGTCTCTGTTTAAACTGGCTGCTGAGGAAGCCCCCGGGGTTGATATTGTGTACGCTGGGTatcttttctaaaatgcttCCAGCCGTGAATAGTGGGTGTCCACAGCTCTGTCGGTGTGAGGGCAGGCTTTTGTACTGTGAATCACTGAATCTTACAGAGATGCCTCGCAACCTGTCGGGCATGATGGGCTTGTCTCTGCGGTACAACAGCCTTTCAGAGCTGCATGATGGACAGTTCACAGGGTTAATGCAGCTCACGTGGCTCTATCTGGATCACAATCACATTTGCTCAGTGGAGGGGAATGCCTTTCAAAAATTGCGGCGAGTTAAAGAGCTCACCCTGAGTTCCAACAAAATAACCCAACTGCCCAACACCACTTTCCGACCCATGCCAAACTTGCGCAGTGTGGATTTATCGTACAACAACCTCCAGTCTTTGGAGCCTGACCTGTTTCACGGGCTGAGAAAACTAACAACTTTGCACATGCGGTCGAACGCCATCAAGTTCGTGCCAGTGAGAATTTTTCAGGACTGTCGCAGCCTGAAGTTTCTAGACATAGGATACAATCAGTTAAAGAGCCTGGCTCGAAACTCTTTTGCAGGCTTGTTCAAACTCACTGAGCTGCACCTCGAGCACAATGACTTGGTAAAGGTGAATTTAGCCCATTTTCCCAGGCTCATCTCCCTGCACTCTCTCTGCTTGCGAAGGAATAAAGTTACCATCGTAGTAAACACTTTGGACTGGATATGGCAACTCGAGAAAATGGATCTCTCCGGCAACGAAATCGAATACATCGAACCTCACGTTTTCGAAAGCGTACCTCACCTCAAATCCCTGCAGCTGGACTCCAACCGGCTGACCTACATCGACTCCCGAGTCCTCGACTCCTGGAAGTCCCTCACTAGCATCAGCCTTTCTGCAAACGCCTGGGATTGCAGCCGGAACGTCTGCGCCCTGGCCTCCTGGCTGAGCAACTTCAAGGGTCGCTACGACAGCAATCTGCTCTGTGCCACCCCCGAGTACGCGCAGGGCGAGGATGTTTTGGACGCGGTGTACGCTTTTCACTTGTGTGAAGACGCGGCAGACCCCACGAGCGTTAACACCCTCTCCCCGGTAACCAACAACAGCGAGCAACCGTTCGGCTACGGCTCTGCCACCGCCACGTACGACGTGCAGGACAGCGAAGGGGACCGCACGACATACGCCATAACCGTGACCATGCCCGGCGAGAACTCGGAGAACGCCGTTCAGATTCATAAGGTGGTGACGGGGACCATGGCgctgattttttccttcctcatcgTGGTTTTAGTGTTGTACGTCTCCTGGAAGTGCTTTCCAGCCAGCTTGAGGCAACTAAGACAGTGCTTTGTAACAcagcgcagaaagcagaagcaaaaacaGACCATGCATCAAATGGCTGCCATGTCAGCCCAGGAGTATTACGTTGATTACAAACCCAACCACATTGAGGGAGCCCTGGTGATCATTAATGAGTACGGATCTTGTTCCTGTCACCAGCAGCCAGCGAGGGAATGCGAGGTGTGA